The genomic stretch ATTCGAGTGGCAGACCCGCAAGACGAGGATTGATCCTAAACTCGTCGCCCTGGGCTGGACCCTGGTTCGCTGGACCCCTGGACTGGTTCTCGCCAAGCTGACCTTCCATGCCGTCGCCGAATACCCTACCGCTAACGGCCCTGCTGACTATGCCTTGTTTGTAGACGGGCAACTGCTCGGGATCATTGAGGCCAAGAAACTGACCCTTGGCCCCCAAAACGTTCTCACTCAGGCTGAACGCTACTCCCGCGGGGCGGACCGGGCGTTCGACTTTCACGGCTTCCACGTCCCCTTCCTCTATTCAACCAATGGCGAGGTCATCTGGTTTCACGATATCCGCCATGAATTCAGCCGGTCCCGACGGGTTGCCGATTTCCACATGCCGTCCGCCCTGCGTGAACTGATGACTCGCGACATTGAGACGGCGGCGACCAGTCTTGCGGCGATCACCCCGTGGCATCCTCGCTTACGGCCCTATCAGGTCGATGCCTGCAAGGCGATGGAGCTGGCCATTGTGAATCGCAAACGGCAAATGCTGGTCGCCATGGCGACCGGAACCGGCAAGACCTTTACCCTGGTAAATGAGGTCTATCGCCTCATGAAGTCCGGCGCCGGCCGTCGGATTCTTTTTCTGGTGGACCGGCGGGCGCTCGCCGCGCAGGCCGTACGCGCCTTTGCCTCCTATGAACCCGAACCGGGCCTGAAGTTCGACCAAATTTACGAGGTCTACAGTCAGCGTTTCCAGCGCGAGGATTTTGAAGAGGACGAGCCTTTCGACCCCAAAGTCCTGCCGGCCTCCTATCTAAAGGACCCCAAACCCGGCCACGCCTTTGTTTATGTCTGCACCATCCAGCGCATGACAATCAACCTGTTTGGCCGTCAGGCCGTCTTCGGGATGGGGGACGAGGATACGGATGACGACGCCGAGCCGCTTCCCATTCCCATCCATGCGTTCGATGTCATCGTTGCAGACGAGTGCCACCGCGGCTACAGCACGGCTGAAATCTCCATCTGGCGCGACACGCTTGACCATTTTGATGCCGTGAAGATCGGACTCACTGCCACCCCTGCGGCACATACCAAGGCCTATTTCAAGGATGTGGTTTACCGCTACGAATACGAACGCGCCGTCCGGGAAGGTTTTCTGGTGGACTACGATGCCGTGCGTATCAAATCCAACGTCCGCATGAAGGGGATCTTTCTTCAGGAAGGCGAACAGGTCGGCCTGGTGGATACCGAGACCGGCCTGGAGAAAATGGATGCCCTTGAGGATGAGCGCGAATTCGCAACCACCGAAATCGAGCAGAAGATTACCGCGCCGGATTCCAATGAGAAAATCGTTGAGGAGCTGCGGAAATACGCCGACCAACATGAACAGGAATTCAAGCGTTTCCCGAAGATGCTCATTTTCGCCGCCAACGATCTCCCGCACACGTCCCATGCTGACCAATTGGTTGATATCTGCCGCGATGTTTTCGGGCGTGGCGATGCCTTTGTGCAGAAGATCACCGGTCGCGTGGATCGCCCCCTGCAACGGATTCGTGAGTTCCGCAACCGGCCCAACCCCGGCATTGTGGTTTCGGTGGACATGCTCTCGACTGGTGTGGATATTCCGGACCTGGAGTTCATCGTTATGTTGCGCCCGGTCAAGTCCCGTATCCTGTTCGAGCAGATGCTCGGACGCGGTACCCGCAAAGGCGAGCGCTTTCCGGATAAATCCCATTTCACAGTTTTTGACTGCTTTGATGGCACGCTTCTGGAGTATTTCCGCAAGGCCACGGCGATTACGGCCGAGCCGCCGGACAAACCGAGTCGCTCCATCTCGGAAATCATCGAGGATATCTGGGCCAATCGGGACCGTCCGTACAACATCCGTTGTCTGGTCAAACGATTGCAGCGGATCGATAAGGAGATGGCCGGTGAGGCACGGGAACTCTTCGCGCGGTTTATTCCCGATGGGGACATGATGCGCTATGCGAGCGAACTCGCCGCCCGGCTATCGTCAGATTTCGCGGGTGCCATGAAATTGCTTAAGGATAAGGATTTTCAGAATTTGCTCAAAGACTATCCCCGCCGGAAGCGCGTGTTCTATGTCGCCCATGCGGTAGAAGACAAGGTCGAATCCGAACGGCTCGTGCGAGACGCGGCTGGCGTAGAATGGAAGCCTGAGGATTATCTGACGGCCTTTGCCCGCTTCGTTCAGGAAAACGAAGCACAGGTCGAAGCCATTCGCATTCTCCTTAACCGCCCGAAAGAGTGGGGGACGGATGCGCTGGTTGAGTTACGACAGACACTTGCCACTGCCCCCCAGCGTTTTACCGTTGAGAACCTGCAACAGGTTCATGCCGTTCGCTATCATAAGGCGCTGGTGGATATCATCTCGATGGTCAAGCATGCGGTGCGGGAACAGGAACCGTTGCTCACAGCGACTGAACGTGTGGAACGTGCTCTGACCAAGATCACCAAGGGACAGAAATTCAAGCCCACCCAACAGCGCTGGCTGGACCGGATCCGCCAACACCTGGTCACAAACCTGACCATCGACCGCGAAGACTTCGATGCCTTGCCAATCTTTACCCGCGATGGCGGTTGGGCTGTGGCCGACCGGACCTTCGATGGCAAACTTAAAAAGCTCATATCAGAATTAAACAGCGCTATTGCCGCCTAACTTTTCGCACGTGAAGGATGGATAATCTATGTCGGATGTTGTTCAAAAACTTTGGGGATTTTGCCACACGCTACGTCATGACGGTATCGGGTATACCGAGTACGTCGAGCAACTTACCTACCTGCTCTTCCTGAAGATGGCCGATGAAAAGGGGATTAATCTCAGTAAACTCACCATTGAAGACGGCGGTAAGAAAAAGACTGTCAACTGCTCCTGGCCCACACTCCGCGACGCGACCGGTACAGGTATCCTGGACAACTACTTGGACATCCTCCGCTCCCTCGGCAAACAGCCGGGTATTCTGGGTGATATCTTTGCCGGTGCCCAATCCCGCTTCACCAAACCGGTCAGCCTGAAGACCCTCATCAATCAGATCGACCAGACCGAGTGGACCGAATTGAATGTGGATGTGAAGGCCGATGCCTATGAAGGCCTGCTTGAGAAGGCCGCCAGCGAAGGCAAAAAAGGGGCAGGGCAGATGTTCACCCCGCGCGTCCTGATCCAGTCCATTGTCCACTGCATGAAGCCCGACCCCCGGACCCACAAGGACTTCACCATCTGTGATCCCGCCTGCGGCACCGGCGGTTTTCTGGTCGTAGCCTACGAATGGCTGGTCAAGGAGACCAAGGGTGGGGCCATGGACCGGGACATCGTCAAGCGGGTCCGCGGCAAGACCTACTTCGGGCAGGACATCGACCGCACACCGCGGCGGTTAGCGTTGATGAATCTCTTTCTCCACCAGATTGAGCCCCATATTAAACTGGGCGACACGATCTATGAGCCCGTTGATGGACAGCGCCACGATGTCGTGCTGACCAATCCCCCCTTTGGCACCCGCGGTGCGAATCAGGCGCCCGACCGCGATGACTTCACGGTCACCACCTCGAACAAGCAACTCAACTTTCTCCAGCACGTCATGACCATTCTCAAGCCCGGTGGCCGTGCGGCGGTGGTGTTGCCAGACAACTGCCTGTTTGCCGACCAGGCCGGCGAGGTCTTCAAGTTACTCACCGAGGACTGCGTTTTGCATACCGTCCTGCGTCTGCCGCGCGGCACGTTCACGCCGTATAGCACCGGCGTCAAGGCTAACGTCATTTTCTTTACCAAAGGTTACGCGACTGAGAACGTCTGGATTTATGATGCCCGCACAAATGTCCCCGGCATAACCAAGAAAGACCGGCCCCTTACCTCAGAGCACTTTGCTGAATTCGGAAAATACTATGGGGGTGATCCCAATGGACGATCCAAGCGAAAGGAGTCCGAACGCTTCCATAAGTTTTCCATCGCCGAGGTCAAGGCCAAGGACTTCAAGCTCGATGGGTTCAAGTGGCTCAAGGATGAGGACATTGAAGACAGCGATGAACTCCCCGAACCCGAAGAACTTGCCACCGATGCCATCGCCGCATTGGAAGGCGCCGTCGTAAAATTGAAAGCTGTTTTGGCCGCCCTTGAAAAAACAGGTGGGGCAGAAAAATGACCGCAAAGCAAAAGCCTCTCATCTACAAGGCCGGCAAACC from bacterium encodes the following:
- a CDS encoding type I restriction-modification enzyme R subunit C-terminal domain-containing protein, translated to MKADKQNEFEWQTRKTRIDPKLVALGWTLVRWTPGLVLAKLTFHAVAEYPTANGPADYALFVDGQLLGIIEAKKLTLGPQNVLTQAERYSRGADRAFDFHGFHVPFLYSTNGEVIWFHDIRHEFSRSRRVADFHMPSALRELMTRDIETAATSLAAITPWHPRLRPYQVDACKAMELAIVNRKRQMLVAMATGTGKTFTLVNEVYRLMKSGAGRRILFLVDRRALAAQAVRAFASYEPEPGLKFDQIYEVYSQRFQREDFEEDEPFDPKVLPASYLKDPKPGHAFVYVCTIQRMTINLFGRQAVFGMGDEDTDDDAEPLPIPIHAFDVIVADECHRGYSTAEISIWRDTLDHFDAVKIGLTATPAAHTKAYFKDVVYRYEYERAVREGFLVDYDAVRIKSNVRMKGIFLQEGEQVGLVDTETGLEKMDALEDEREFATTEIEQKITAPDSNEKIVEELRKYADQHEQEFKRFPKMLIFAANDLPHTSHADQLVDICRDVFGRGDAFVQKITGRVDRPLQRIREFRNRPNPGIVVSVDMLSTGVDIPDLEFIVMLRPVKSRILFEQMLGRGTRKGERFPDKSHFTVFDCFDGTLLEYFRKATAITAEPPDKPSRSISEIIEDIWANRDRPYNIRCLVKRLQRIDKEMAGEARELFARFIPDGDMMRYASELAARLSSDFAGAMKLLKDKDFQNLLKDYPRRKRVFYVAHAVEDKVESERLVRDAAGVEWKPEDYLTAFARFVQENEAQVEAIRILLNRPKEWGTDALVELRQTLATAPQRFTVENLQQVHAVRYHKALVDIISMVKHAVREQEPLLTATERVERALTKITKGQKFKPTQQRWLDRIRQHLVTNLTIDREDFDALPIFTRDGGWAVADRTFDGKLKKLISELNSAIAA
- a CDS encoding N-6 DNA methylase; translated protein: MSDVVQKLWGFCHTLRHDGIGYTEYVEQLTYLLFLKMADEKGINLSKLTIEDGGKKKTVNCSWPTLRDATGTGILDNYLDILRSLGKQPGILGDIFAGAQSRFTKPVSLKTLINQIDQTEWTELNVDVKADAYEGLLEKAASEGKKGAGQMFTPRVLIQSIVHCMKPDPRTHKDFTICDPACGTGGFLVVAYEWLVKETKGGAMDRDIVKRVRGKTYFGQDIDRTPRRLALMNLFLHQIEPHIKLGDTIYEPVDGQRHDVVLTNPPFGTRGANQAPDRDDFTVTTSNKQLNFLQHVMTILKPGGRAAVVLPDNCLFADQAGEVFKLLTEDCVLHTVLRLPRGTFTPYSTGVKANVIFFTKGYATENVWIYDARTNVPGITKKDRPLTSEHFAEFGKYYGGDPNGRSKRKESERFHKFSIAEVKAKDFKLDGFKWLKDEDIEDSDELPEPEELATDAIAALEGAVVKLKAVLAALEKTGGAEK